The sequence below is a genomic window from Micromonospora aurantiaca ATCC 27029.
TTCACTGATGTTGCCAAGGTCGTCAGGGTGTCGCCGGTTGATGCTGTGGGGTCCGCGCTGTTAGCGTGCGCGATTGCGGTCGGCGTCGGGGGTCCGGGGTTTGTCGCCGATCGGCAAGACCGGACACGCTGTTGAATCGTTCGGCACGGTGAACCCGCTTCAACGCCTCCCCGGATCGAGGGGGGCAGGTCCGACCCGCGTCCGGTGGGCGGCCACAATCGGTCGGTACACAGGCTGTGGATAACTTGTGGATGACGACCGGTCAGCCGTCCGGGCGGGCGTGAGAAGGAGCAGGCGAGGGGGTGGCACGACGGTGACCGGAGCGACCGACCTTGCCGCGGTGTGGACGGCGACCACCGACGAACTCGCCGACGAGATCATCTCCGCGCAGCAACGGGCGTACCTCCGGCTCACCCGGCTGCGGGCGATCGTCGAGGACACGGCGCTGCTCTCGGTGCCGGACGCCTTCACCCGGGACGTGATCGAGTCCCGGCTCCGCCCGGCCATCACCGAGGCGTTGAGCCGCCGGCTCGGCCGGCCGATCCAGGTGGCCGTCACCGTGCGGGTCTCCGACGACCCGAGCGCCCGCCCGGCCGGCACTGTCTACCGCAGCGGCCCGGAGCCGCTGCCCGAGCACGACGCCGCCGCCCCGCTGCCCGGCTTCGACCAGCCCGCGTCCGCCTTCCCGTCGCCGCGCCCGGAACCCGGGTACGCCGAGGCCGGGTACGCCGAACCGCGCCCGGAGCAGCCGCTCGACGAGCCGGCGCCGCGCCAGCGGACCGCCGACGGCGGCGGCCGCCCGCACCTCATTCCGGCCGGCCGGGACGCGCAGGACACGCTCTTCAGCGCTGCGTTCGCCGAGCCGGTACGCACCGCGCCCGAGCGCCGCGCCTTCGACGAGCGCACCCGCATCGAGCCGCCCGTGCCCGACGCCGGCGGATACGAGCCCCGATACCGGGAGAGTCCGCCCGCCGACCCCGCGCCGATGCGCGGCCTGCCGCGCGACGGCGCCACCGACAACGGCCCCGGCCGGGGTGGCGCCGACCACCACCGTCCGGGCGGCGGCGGCCAGGCCGATCGCAGGCTCCCCGGCGGTACGGAGAGCGGCGGTAACCGGCTCAACCCGAAGTACATGTTCGAAACTTTCGTCATCGGCTCGTCCAACCGGTTCGCGCACGCCGCGAGCGTGGCGGTGGCCGAGTCGCCGGCGAAGGCGTACAACCCGCTGTTCATCTACGGCAGCTCCGGGCTGGGCAAGACCCACCTGCTGCACGCCATCGGGCACTACGCCACGACGCTCGGCAACGCGCGCTCGGTCCGGTACGTCTCGACCGAGGAGTTCACGAACGACTTCATCAACTCGCTGCGCGACGACAAGACGAGCGCGTTCCAGCGCCGCTACCGGGACGTGGACATCCTCCTGATCGACGACATCCAGTTCCTGGAGAACCGGGAGCGGACGCAGGAGGAGTTCTTCCACACCTTCAACACCCTGCACAACGCCAACAAGCAGATCGTGATCACGTCCGACCGCTCGCCGAAGCAGCTGGCGACGCTGGAGGACCGGCTGCGTACGCGGTTCGAGTGGGGTCTGCTCGCCGACATCCAGCCGCCTGACCTGGAGACGCGGATCGCGATCCTGCAGAAGAAGGCGGCGCAGGAGCGGCTGTTCGCCCCGCCGGACGTGCTGGAGTTCATCGCGTCCCGGGTGTCGAACTCGATCCGCGAACTGGAGGGGGCGCTGATCCGGGTCACC
It includes:
- the dnaA gene encoding chromosomal replication initiator protein DnaA, which gives rise to MTGATDLAAVWTATTDELADEIISAQQRAYLRLTRLRAIVEDTALLSVPDAFTRDVIESRLRPAITEALSRRLGRPIQVAVTVRVSDDPSARPAGTVYRSGPEPLPEHDAAAPLPGFDQPASAFPSPRPEPGYAEAGYAEPRPEQPLDEPAPRQRTADGGGRPHLIPAGRDAQDTLFSAAFAEPVRTAPERRAFDERTRIEPPVPDAGGYEPRYRESPPADPAPMRGLPRDGATDNGPGRGGADHHRPGGGGQADRRLPGGTESGGNRLNPKYMFETFVIGSSNRFAHAASVAVAESPAKAYNPLFIYGSSGLGKTHLLHAIGHYATTLGNARSVRYVSTEEFTNDFINSLRDDKTSAFQRRYRDVDILLIDDIQFLENRERTQEEFFHTFNTLHNANKQIVITSDRSPKQLATLEDRLRTRFEWGLLADIQPPDLETRIAILQKKAAQERLFAPPDVLEFIASRVSNSIRELEGALIRVTAFASLTRSSVELSLAEEVLRDFIPDGAGPEITADQIMVSTADYFGVSLEDLRGHSRSRVLVNARQVAMYLCRELTDLSLPRIGQAFGGRDHTTVMHADRKIRQQMAERRSLYNQIAELTNRIKQNT